Genomic DNA from Vagococcus luciliae:
ATCTCTTCAAGCATAAATCCTATTAATAACGTTCCCGTATCTGTATATTTTTTTTCTCTACCCATTTTTTTATAATCCACTGGTAACATTAACAACGCCTCTTTTAATTCTTCAGCCGATAGCTCATCTCTATTGTCAATGTACCCTGAAATAGCTGAGGTATGTGTTAACAGATGTCTTAACGTTACCTTGTCTTCATGCCATATGGGTAAATACGTATTAAAAGGCACATCAATGTTTAATTGATTTTGTTCAATTAATTTTAATACAACAGTATTAGTCATCATCACTTTCGTAAGTGATGCCATATCATATAAGACATTAGAGGTTGCTTTTTCTTTAACAGGTAAAAATTGTTTATACCCCGTATTTTCCCTTACAACATTACCTTGACTAAAAAACAAATAATTAGCACCTGGAATGATGCTTTCTTTACACAATGACTCAATAAATTGAATGGTTTTAGAATACATTCTATCTCCTTCTAATCCACAAAAAAGCTGATAATTCTAACTAGTCTTACCAGTAGAGATTATCAGCCTTCTTGCTATTTTTTGTTCTCTTTTTTAAATACAATAAACCACAAATGAATACCACTTGGATCATATAATCCAATAATTCTCTTGCCTTTATTATAGTAGAAGTCACTACCAAGTGTCTCAAGATTCTCCTTTAATGAAAGTAAATCCTCCATTGTTGGGACATCAAACGTTACGTGGTCTACTCCTAAGTCAGTATCACGAATAACAGGTGACATGTCATTTGATTGTGATTCATTAATTGCTAGCTGGTGATGATAATCGTTAACTGACAATAAATGAGTTGAACTAAAATCATCATCTTTTATTTTGAACCCTAATTTCTCAGCATAAAAATTATAAACCATTTCTAAATCCGATACTGATAAATGAACATGTCCCACTTTTGTTTCATCTGGAACTGATGTGTATTCACCTTTCACATTGTTTAAACATTGTTGAATGTTTAATTCTTTTGTTACACCATCTATTTTACCATCTACCATTGGCCACTCATCTTTTGGCTTATCCCAACTAAATTCTAAACGATTATTTTCAGGATCACTGATATAAACTGACTCACAAAAACCATGATCACTTTCGCCTTCAATTGGATAATTTAATAACATGAGATGCTTAATAAAACGAGCAAGATCGTCTCGAGTTGGAAAAACAAACGATGTATGGTTTAATCCTGTCTGAATATTTGATCCTTCCACGCCATCTGGTGTCGAAATCAATCCCAGCAATTTTCTTTTCTGGCTACCAATACCTAAGATCGCCATATCATTTTCTTCATTAATCAAATCAAACCCAACAACTTGTTGATAGAAACTTAACATTCTGTCAAAATCTTTTACCTTAATGGCAACAGAAGTTAATTTGGTGTTTGGATTTAATGAAAAGTTAACCATAATATTCATTTCCCCCTAAATTTTCGAATCAATGTCTTTTCCCTCAATATCACTTTACATTGTAACACCTTTTATCCAAGAAATTCCATTATTATATTCGGAAAATTAGATGAATATCATTTTTTTATTAAATACTTATCCCTGTCGAAAATTGACTATTATATAATTCAGCATAGAAACCGGCTTTTTCAAGTAATTGATCATGATTTCCCGTTTCAACGATGTCCCCTTGATCCATCACAATAATGTTATCTGCATCACGAATCGTTGATAATCTGTGAGCCACAACAAAACTTGTACGACCTTCTAATAATCTATCCATTGCTTCTTGTATCAATATTTCAGTTCTTGTATCAACACTTGAAGTGGCTTCATCTAAAATCAAGACATCAGGATTAACTAAAAAAGCACGAGCTATAGTAATTAACTGTCTTTGGCCTTGAGAAATGTTTGAAGCATCTTCATTTAGCACAGTGTCATACCCTTCAGGTAAACGGCGAACAAATTCATCAACACGTGCTGCTTTTGCTGCACGGATAACCTCTTCTTCACTGGCATCCATATTTCCATAACGAATATTATCAAATATCGAACCAGTGAATAGCCAAGTATCTTGTAGTACCATTGAAAAATGAGAACGTAATGTTTCACGTCTTATATTTCTAGTGTCTTTTCCTTCATAAAGAATGGCACCACCTGAAACATCATAAAATCGTTCCAACAAATTAATAATAGTTGTTTTACCCGCTCCTGTTGGTCCAACAATTGCCACTTTTTGCCCTTCGAATACATCAAGATTAAAATCTTTCATCAATAACTCACTATCATCGTACCCAAACGCCATATGTTGAAATGATACAACAGCATCAGTTGGTATAATATTTGTTTCATCTACTTCTACATTACTCATTTCTAACTCATCTAATACTTCAAAAATCCGTTCTGCTGAAGCAATAGTTGATTGAATTGTATTCAACAAATTAGCCATTTGACTAAGGGGTTGTGCGAATTGATTCGTGTATTGCATAAATGCTTGAACATCCCCTAAAGGCATATTTCCATTTGCAACCTGTATCCCACCTAATACGGCGATAAACACATAACTAATATTTTTAACAAAGTTCATTAAAGGCATGATAATGGCCGAAATAAATTGTGATTTCCAACCAGATTCATAAAGTTTTTCATTTTGAACTTCAAATACCTCAATATTTTCTTTTTCATGATTAAAACTTCTCACTACAGTGTGTCCACTATAGCTTTCTTCTATTTGATTGTTTAATAATCCCAAACTAGCTTGTTGTTTACCAAAATAGCGTTGAGATTTTGGTGCAATAATCATGGTAATGATTAAACTAAGTGGAACAGTTAATGCTGCTACAATCGTTAATTTCCAACTAATTGTTAACATCATCCACAATACCCCAAAAAACATCAAAATACTAGTGACAAATTGTGTCAATGTTTGTTGAAGTGTTGTTGCAATGTTATCCATATCATTAATGGCACGTGACATGATATCCCCATTTGAATGAGTATCATAATAAGAAACAGGAACTCGGCCCATTTTTTCTTTAAATTCTTTTCTTAATTGATACACTGTTCGTTGAGAAATACGTGTCATAATAAACTGTTGCAGAAAACTAAAAATAGCAGAAGCAACATACATCGCTAGAACAATCATTAAAATACTAGCAATTTTATCAAAATCAATATTGATTTTTCCTACTTTTCCACCACTCATCATCGTTTGTTTGGCTCTCATTAATCCAGAAAAAATTTCAGTTGTTGCTTCCCCTAATATTTTAGGTGTACGAATTTGAAATATTGTTGAGGCAGTAGCTAACACAAACACTAATGCTATTAAATACCATCGTTTTAACATATATGACATCAAACGTTTGGTTGTTTTCCAAAAATTCTTTGGTTTGGCTTTTTTTCCTTTTACTCCACCAGGTCCATGTTGTCTCATGCTATTTCCTCCTTACTCAACTGTGATGAAATGATTTCTTGATAAGTCTCGTTTGTTGCTTTTAAGTGTTGATGATCACCACGTCCTACCATCACACCATCATCTAATACAAGAATGGTATCGGCATCCACTACTGTACTAATTCTCTGTGCGACAATCACGACTATTGATTCAGTAATGGATTCTTGTAATGCTTTTCTTAAAGCCGCATCTGTTTTGAAATCCAGTGCTGAAAACGAATCATCAAAGACATATACCGAAGCTTGTTTAATCAACGCTCTTGCTATACATAGTCGTTGTCTTTGTCCTCCAGAAAAATTTGTTCCACCTTGTTCTACTTTACTATCTAATCCATCAGGTAATTCAGACACAAACTCTTTAGCTTGAGCTATTTCTAATGCTTGCCAAATCTCTTCTTCTGTTGCATTTTCTTTTCCATATTGCATATTTGACCGAATTGTTCCTGTAAATAACACTGCTTTTTGTGGAACAAAGCTAACTTTTTCACGCAGTTCATGTTGTAACACATCTTTGACATTGCATTCATCAACAACTATTTCTCCTTCTGTTGTATCAAAAAAACGGGGAATTAAATTAACAAGTGTTGACTTACCAGAACCGGTCCCACCAATAATCGCAACTGTGTCACCTTTTTTAGCGGTAAAATCAACACCAGATAGAGCGGGTTTTTCAGCACCGCTATAACTATAACTAACTTGTTTAAAAGCTAGTGAGCTATCATGACTAAATTCTTTTGGTGTATCAGGATTTTTAATATCATCCTTCATATCTAGTACTTCATTAATACGAACTGCTGAAGCTTGTGCACGAGGGACAAAAACAAAAATCATCGCCATCATGACAAAACTCATCAATATTTGCATGGCATACGTCATAAATGCCATCATGTTCCCTACTTCAAGCGTTCCAGCCGCGATATTATGACCACCAAACCAAATAATTGAAACGTTTGTGACACTAATTATTAACGTAATCACTGGTAGTAGAAATGACATTAACGTATTTACTCTAATCGCAGTATTTGTATAATCTTTATTGGCATCATCAAAACGATTTTCTTCAAATTTTGTTTGATTAAACGCACGGATAACACGAACACCTGTTAGTCCTTCACGAAATACTAAGTTCAATCTATCTGTTTTTTCTTGCAAACTTTTAAATAATGGAATAGCAAAATACATTGTCACCCCAACAACCACAATAATTAATGGGATAACGTATAAGAAAATTTTTGTTAACTCTCTATCTCGATAAAACGCTAAAATACTTGCTCCAATTAATGTGATTGGTGCATTAATCATGATTCTTAAAAACATTTGACTAACCATTTGGATTTGATTGACATCATTAGTTGTTCTCGTAATTAATGATGCTGTTCCTATCTTGTCAAACTCGCGTTGAGAAGAATATTCTACTTTTTCATAAATCTCTGAACGCAATTGTTTTCCTAATTTTTGCGCTTGCCTTGTCGCAATAAACGTATTAGCAATAGATGCTAATATACCTACAAAGGAGATACCAATCATCACAAACCCAACTTGCCAAATATACGAGATATCTCCTTTTGTTACTCCGTTATCAATAATATTGGATGTTAATGTCGGCAAATATAAATCACTCGTAATTTGAATAACCATAAATAAAATGGCTCCCAATACAGCTGGTAGAGACATTCGCTTAATAATTCTTAACATAAGTCTATCCTCCTATTTTATCTTTCGTTACCCCGTGGGCAATCCAATTTAATTTCATATTAAATTCTGTTTTAACTCTTTCAATATCAATTTCTTTACCCATTTGTTCTGAACGGTAAACTTCATTGATAGAAGCATGCATTGTATTAAACAATAAACGAAGTAATACTTTTAATTCTCTAACATTTGAAATAGCCAACGAAGAGTAATCAATCGTATTAATTAATTGTTCATACTTATGATAACGTTGTTTTTTACGACCCTTTAAATGTTGTACTGCTCTTCTTTCAGCGTCGAGTCCATCAAATATTTCACTAGAGCGCTTGTAATCCATATACATAAAAATATTTTTTAATAGTTTAGCATGTTGACTTTTTAATACTAAATGAATAAAGTAATCAAAAAATTCCTGCATGGTTAAAAATAAATTTCCTTTATTTTCTTTAAATAACTCCATAAATGTTGTTTCAGGTTCTTTCACCAACATATCACAAATGTAGTAGAATACATCATCTTTATCTTCAAAGTATTGATAAAAACTCCCTCTAGGAATATCTGCATATTTCACAATATTGGCAATAGACGATTGATGGATCGGTACAGAAGAAAATTCTTTTTCGCAAGCTTCAATAATTTTTTGTTGCTTCTCCTCTTCTAAACGAAAAAAAGTGGGTTTTGGCATAGTGATTATCTCCTTACTTTTTTATGACATGCTGTCATTATATATGACAGCATGTCATAAATCAATTATAAACCCTTAATAAATTCAAATTAGTTTATTTATCTTAACAGGTCATTTATACTTTAATTATTGATTAGTAAAGGAGTTTCACATGACAAACGAATTATATGATATTACCATTATTGGAGGAGGCCCAGCAGGTATCTTTGCCTCTTTTTACGCAGGAATGCGTCAAGCCAAAACAAAAATTATTGAATCCTTGCCTCAACTTGGCGGACAACTTAGTTTACTCTATCCGGAAAAGCTCATTTACGATGTAGCAGGATTTCCAAATATAAAAGCTCAACAATTAGTCGATCAATTAGTTGAGCAAATCAAACCCTTTCATCACACGATTTGTTTAGATGAAGAAGTTTTAGATATAAAAAAAGAAGGTGACATCTTTAAACTCACAACAAAAAAAGAAACTCACTACTCGAAAACCGTTATTATCGCTGCTGGTAATGGGGCATTTCAACCAAAACGTTTAACGACTGAAGGTCATGAATTCTTTGAGGGAAATGGATTACACTACTTTGTCACTAACATGGAAAAATTTAGAGACAAAGACATCATGATTTGTGGCGGAGGAGATTCAGCAGTAGATTGGGCATTAATGCTTGAAAAAATAGCTAAGTCAGTTATTTTAGTTCATCGCCGTCCAATCTTTCGCGCACACGAACATAGTATAGAGCTCTTAAAGCAATCGAGCGTTACCATCGAAACACCTTTCGTTATTCAAGAACTGCATGAAATTGATGGAACATTAGGTGGTGTTACCTTATTCAATCCAAAAGAAGATCTTTCAAAAACATTTCATGTTTCGGATTTATTAGTTAATTACGGATTTTCTTCTTCACTAGGGCCAATAAAGAATTGGCCAATTGAATTAACACGTCAATCAATTGTAACGGATTCTGCCACTAGAACGTCTGTTGATGGTATTTTTGCGATTGGGGATATCTCAACCTATGATGGAAAAGTTGAATTGATTGCAACAGGATTTGGTGAAGCGCCTATCGCTGTTAATCATGCAGTAAACCACATAAATCCTAAAGAACGTGTACAACCTATGCACAGTACAAGTTTATTTAAACAATAATCATACTTGTTATAACTATTTTACTGGGTTATACTATGTAACAATACAATTAAGAAGGTGTAAAAATGACGATAAAAAAAGAGACATTAAAGAAAATGTCTAGACAATTATTAATTGATCGTGGTGTCACTATTAAAGATATTGCAGAACTTGTTTATTTTCTACAAGAAAAATATGTACAAGATTTAACACTTGATATGTGTGTGGAAAACGTTGAGGCTGTTCTAAATAAACGCGAAGTTCAAAATGCTATCTTAACAGGAATTCAGTTAGATATCTCTGCTGAAAACCATCAAGTACTAGAACCTTTACAAGAAATTTTAGAAACAGATGAAGGCTTATACGGTATAGACGAAATTTTAGCTTTATCAATCGTTAATATCTATGGTTCAATTGGTTTTACTAACTATGGCTACATTGACAAAGTAAAACCAGGGATTTTAGAAACATTAAATTCACATGAAGGCAATCAAGTTCATACTTTTTTAGATGATATCGTGGGAGCTATTGCTGCTGCCGCTGCTAGTCGCCTCGCCCATTCTGAACCTGATCGATTAAACGAAAACCAGTGATGCTTCTATGCATCACTGGTTTTTTTTAATTCCTTTTTTCCTTTAA
This window encodes:
- a CDS encoding VOC family protein; the protein is MVNFSLNPNTKLTSVAIKVKDFDRMLSFYQQVVGFDLINEENDMAILGIGSQKRKLLGLISTPDGVEGSNIQTGLNHTSFVFPTRDDLARFIKHLMLLNYPIEGESDHGFCESVYISDPENNRLEFSWDKPKDEWPMVDGKIDGVTKELNIQQCLNNVKGEYTSVPDETKVGHVHLSVSDLEMVYNFYAEKLGFKIKDDDFSSTHLLSVNDYHHQLAINESQSNDMSPVIRDTDLGVDHVTFDVPTMEDLLSLKENLETLGSDFYYNKGKRIIGLYDPSGIHLWFIVFKKENKK
- a CDS encoding ABC transporter ATP-binding protein; protein product: MRQHGPGGVKGKKAKPKNFWKTTKRLMSYMLKRWYLIALVFVLATASTIFQIRTPKILGEATTEIFSGLMRAKQTMMSGGKVGKINIDFDKIASILMIVLAMYVASAIFSFLQQFIMTRISQRTVYQLRKEFKEKMGRVPVSYYDTHSNGDIMSRAINDMDNIATTLQQTLTQFVTSILMFFGVLWMMLTISWKLTIVAALTVPLSLIITMIIAPKSQRYFGKQQASLGLLNNQIEESYSGHTVVRSFNHEKENIEVFEVQNEKLYESGWKSQFISAIIMPLMNFVKNISYVFIAVLGGIQVANGNMPLGDVQAFMQYTNQFAQPLSQMANLLNTIQSTIASAERIFEVLDELEMSNVEVDETNIIPTDAVVSFQHMAFGYDDSELLMKDFNLDVFEGQKVAIVGPTGAGKTTIINLLERFYDVSGGAILYEGKDTRNIRRETLRSHFSMVLQDTWLFTGSIFDNIRYGNMDASEEEVIRAAKAARVDEFVRRLPEGYDTVLNEDASNISQGQRQLITIARAFLVNPDVLILDEATSSVDTRTEILIQEAMDRLLEGRTSFVVAHRLSTIRDADNIIVMDQGDIVETGNHDQLLEKAGFYAELYNSQFSTGISI
- a CDS encoding ABC transporter ATP-binding protein, whose protein sequence is MLRIIKRMSLPAVLGAILFMVIQITSDLYLPTLTSNIIDNGVTKGDISYIWQVGFVMIGISFVGILASIANTFIATRQAQKLGKQLRSEIYEKVEYSSQREFDKIGTASLITRTTNDVNQIQMVSQMFLRIMINAPITLIGASILAFYRDRELTKIFLYVIPLIIVVVGVTMYFAIPLFKSLQEKTDRLNLVFREGLTGVRVIRAFNQTKFEENRFDDANKDYTNTAIRVNTLMSFLLPVITLIISVTNVSIIWFGGHNIAAGTLEVGNMMAFMTYAMQILMSFVMMAMIFVFVPRAQASAVRINEVLDMKDDIKNPDTPKEFSHDSSLAFKQVSYSYSGAEKPALSGVDFTAKKGDTVAIIGGTGSGKSTLVNLIPRFFDTTEGEIVVDECNVKDVLQHELREKVSFVPQKAVLFTGTIRSNMQYGKENATEEEIWQALEIAQAKEFVSELPDGLDSKVEQGGTNFSGGQRQRLCIARALIKQASVYVFDDSFSALDFKTDAALRKALQESITESIVVIVAQRISTVVDADTILVLDDGVMVGRGDHQHLKATNETYQEIISSQLSKEEIA
- a CDS encoding TetR/AcrR family transcriptional regulator produces the protein MPKPTFFRLEEEKQQKIIEACEKEFSSVPIHQSSIANIVKYADIPRGSFYQYFEDKDDVFYYICDMLVKEPETTFMELFKENKGNLFLTMQEFFDYFIHLVLKSQHAKLLKNIFMYMDYKRSSEIFDGLDAERRAVQHLKGRKKQRYHKYEQLINTIDYSSLAISNVRELKVLLRLLFNTMHASINEVYRSEQMGKEIDIERVKTEFNMKLNWIAHGVTKDKIGG
- a CDS encoding NAD(P)/FAD-dependent oxidoreductase, whose product is MTNELYDITIIGGGPAGIFASFYAGMRQAKTKIIESLPQLGGQLSLLYPEKLIYDVAGFPNIKAQQLVDQLVEQIKPFHHTICLDEEVLDIKKEGDIFKLTTKKETHYSKTVIIAAGNGAFQPKRLTTEGHEFFEGNGLHYFVTNMEKFRDKDIMICGGGDSAVDWALMLEKIAKSVILVHRRPIFRAHEHSIELLKQSSVTIETPFVIQELHEIDGTLGGVTLFNPKEDLSKTFHVSDLLVNYGFSSSLGPIKNWPIELTRQSIVTDSATRTSVDGIFAIGDISTYDGKVELIATGFGEAPIAVNHAVNHINPKERVQPMHSTSLFKQ
- a CDS encoding phosphatidylglycerophosphatase A family protein; the encoded protein is MTIKKETLKKMSRQLLIDRGVTIKDIAELVYFLQEKYVQDLTLDMCVENVEAVLNKREVQNAILTGIQLDISAENHQVLEPLQEILETDEGLYGIDEILALSIVNIYGSIGFTNYGYIDKVKPGILETLNSHEGNQVHTFLDDIVGAIAAAAASRLAHSEPDRLNENQ